A genomic window from Cytobacillus suaedae includes:
- a CDS encoding amylopullulanase, with protein sequence MGNNFYTFTGTLPAGNYEYKVAINVSWDESYGESNIAINLAEETEVTFYYHDVTHAVTDSTRYTAISTDKQPRIVGSLQDEIGAGSEWSPAESNVLLLDDNFDNVYIASVNVPAGTYDYKVVLGTTWDDASYPDQNATVSVPSDALVTFTFNNDTKEVTATVDETENPPPGEEIPGRNVVLVGSLQDELGHTGEWDPAATTTKMKHIGNDLYTFTGTLPAGQYEYKIAVGGNWDENYGAGGRGGANLTLTLEESTEVTFYYHDQTHAISNSTFYTPILSEKTPRIVGDIQPDINAGDDWSPATSTAFLTDNDFNNSYEYRTLVPKGNHEFKIVLGNDWSEAYPEENYKVNVIEATEVTFTFNNLTKEVLTDYKPSGSDGTVDQGKLYHNTWDNAYRQPFGAIAAGETVTLRLAAKKDDLTRATLYVRNYLTGNTKMVNMEYAGWTDVQGQGSVEFWEATFTPEDKGVHGYKFIAGDDVAVAEYGEDTLEGEAGNAANSNAGLFQLTVYDPSYQTPDWMKEAVVYQIFPDRFFNGNTGNDTAKDNARGYEPIERPDSWDDLPDNPRIGEKDPANYTGDGIWSNDFFGGDIAGIQQKLDYIQSLGVNTLYLNPVAKAASNHKYDATDFKEVDPMFGSPEEFKAFTDELAKRDMHLILDGVFNHVADDSIYFDRYGKYETVGAYEYWAKIYELMNEEGLTQKKAEQKAHVYFKKDKQKFSRYGFHNWFNIENEMIDEGKPTERYKYQAWWGFDSLPEIKSISGEAVDYDSELNNKQFANYIFYEKDSVAKSWLTNGGSGWRLDVANEVDMEFWREFREELKNGNYKRGATLQDGEEPLILGEIWDDASKYFLGDQYDSVMNYRFERAILGYLENGNAGQTEKLLKAVQEDYPEEAFYALMNLMGSHDTPRAVYLLGGGTDSFERAEFDTNYNHELGVQRLKLASIIQMGYAGAPTIYYGDEAGVTGSKDPDDRRTYPWGNEDQDLISHYQKIGAVREDNANLFAYGELHHAYAKDDVLAYVRTNDESAAIVAINRGSESKTIELQVKELVANGVNFNDQLETSYGAITHNGVIELTIPAMSGRMLVSENLPTKVEPVTSLTATEGSKMAQLNWEGNASDYVVYQTTVEGALYQKLGTTADETFTVENLQNGRQYFFAVASVDENGNESEKVATNAVIPHYDLSTAWVGDLTTLDNSTLDLSAAKQISAELYVAGATETEQAEGVMARLEVKKDSETQWEILKAGYAGQAGNNNVFSGSFLPLEIGTYEYRIGVSSDLGREWKYTETTNTVTFVKDEADQAAPATSVELAQPMQESGQVNLGWSLVDSDDPYLFTILRDGVVIEQVVDGGLTTYRDYQVENGKTYQYQVRVYDKAGNFVDSNIVTVTPDIVMVQVTFKVNAPDYTPLTTSVNMPNSLNGWNTGAWSMTRNGAVTPDWEYTVEVQEGTEITYKYVKGNSWDQEGLADHTPNDRADDDISYYGYGAPGTDMKVIVQNQGNNKMVVQDYIIRWIDMPVVVTSHENNATLTTETIELKGTAIKGGILTINGEQVTINDDMSFNHTVTLTEGKNDISISIEPSEESKTNIFNGEADPISKNTKTIVLTVNKQ encoded by the coding sequence ATGGGTAATAATTTTTACACGTTCACAGGAACTCTTCCAGCGGGTAACTATGAATACAAGGTTGCGATTAATGTAAGCTGGGATGAAAGCTATGGAGAAAGCAATATAGCTATTAATCTAGCAGAAGAAACAGAAGTTACTTTTTACTATCATGATGTAACACATGCTGTTACTGACTCGACTAGATACACAGCAATTTCCACTGATAAGCAGCCACGAATTGTAGGAAGTTTACAAGATGAAATTGGAGCAGGTTCTGAATGGAGTCCAGCAGAATCAAACGTTTTACTACTAGATGATAATTTTGATAACGTTTACATAGCATCTGTAAACGTACCAGCAGGGACTTATGATTATAAGGTTGTTCTTGGAACTACCTGGGATGATGCATCATACCCAGACCAAAATGCAACAGTAAGTGTTCCTAGTGATGCGCTTGTTACTTTTACGTTTAACAATGATACAAAAGAAGTAACAGCCACAGTAGATGAAACTGAAAATCCACCGCCTGGAGAAGAGATTCCAGGGAGAAATGTCGTTTTAGTTGGTAGTTTACAAGATGAGCTTGGACACACTGGAGAGTGGGATCCAGCTGCAACTACAACAAAAATGAAACATATCGGCAATGATCTTTATACTTTTACCGGCACATTACCAGCAGGTCAGTATGAATATAAAATTGCAGTTGGCGGCAATTGGGATGAAAACTATGGTGCAGGAGGAAGAGGTGGGGCGAACCTGACTCTAACTCTGGAAGAAAGCACAGAGGTTACATTTTACTATCATGATCAAACTCATGCCATTTCGAATTCAACATTTTATACGCCTATCTTAAGCGAAAAAACACCTCGTATAGTAGGAGATATCCAACCCGATATTAATGCTGGTGATGATTGGAGTCCTGCAACATCAACTGCATTTTTAACAGACAATGATTTTAACAATAGTTATGAATATAGAACTCTAGTACCAAAAGGGAATCATGAGTTTAAGATTGTACTAGGAAATGACTGGAGTGAAGCATATCCTGAGGAGAACTATAAGGTAAATGTAATAGAGGCAACAGAGGTTACCTTTACTTTTAATAATCTTACAAAAGAAGTGTTAACAGATTACAAACCGAGTGGTTCTGATGGAACTGTTGATCAAGGTAAGTTATATCACAATACGTGGGATAATGCATATCGTCAACCATTTGGTGCCATTGCAGCAGGTGAAACGGTTACTTTACGACTGGCTGCGAAAAAAGATGATTTAACTAGAGCTACTTTATATGTTCGAAACTATTTAACAGGCAATACAAAAATGGTGAATATGGAGTATGCAGGTTGGACAGATGTTCAAGGCCAAGGAAGTGTAGAGTTTTGGGAAGCAACGTTTACACCTGAAGATAAAGGTGTTCATGGTTATAAGTTTATTGCAGGGGATGATGTGGCGGTAGCTGAGTATGGTGAAGATACACTTGAAGGGGAAGCTGGTAATGCAGCAAATAGTAATGCTGGATTGTTCCAACTAACTGTCTATGACCCTAGCTATCAAACACCAGATTGGATGAAGGAAGCTGTTGTCTATCAAATTTTCCCGGATCGGTTTTTCAATGGAAATACTGGAAATGATACAGCAAAAGACAATGCACGTGGTTATGAACCGATTGAACGTCCAGATAGTTGGGATGACTTACCTGATAATCCTCGTATAGGAGAAAAGGATCCAGCTAACTATACTGGAGACGGAATCTGGAGTAATGACTTCTTCGGAGGAGACATTGCTGGAATTCAACAAAAATTAGATTATATACAATCACTTGGTGTAAATACTCTTTATTTAAATCCAGTTGCTAAAGCTGCATCAAATCATAAGTATGATGCGACTGATTTTAAAGAGGTTGATCCGATGTTCGGTTCACCTGAAGAGTTTAAGGCGTTTACAGATGAATTAGCAAAACGTGATATGCATTTAATCCTAGATGGGGTATTTAACCACGTTGCGGATGACTCCATCTATTTTGACCGCTATGGAAAATATGAAACGGTTGGAGCCTATGAATACTGGGCAAAAATTTATGAATTAATGAATGAAGAAGGTTTGACGCAAAAGAAAGCAGAGCAGAAGGCCCATGTTTATTTTAAAAAGGATAAACAAAAGTTTAGTCGTTATGGCTTCCATAACTGGTTTAATATCGAAAATGAAATGATTGATGAAGGAAAGCCAACTGAGCGTTATAAATACCAAGCTTGGTGGGGCTTTGATAGTTTGCCAGAAATTAAATCAATTTCAGGTGAAGCAGTAGATTATGATAGCGAGCTAAATAATAAGCAGTTTGCAAACTATATTTTTTATGAAAAAGATTCGGTTGCCAAAAGCTGGTTAACAAACGGTGGCTCAGGTTGGCGACTAGACGTAGCCAATGAGGTTGACATGGAGTTCTGGAGAGAGTTCCGTGAAGAGTTGAAAAACGGTAACTACAAGCGAGGAGCAACACTTCAGGATGGTGAGGAGCCATTAATCCTAGGGGAAATTTGGGATGATGCCTCTAAATACTTCCTTGGAGACCAATATGATTCCGTTATGAACTACCGATTTGAACGTGCGATTTTAGGTTACTTAGAAAATGGGAATGCCGGGCAAACTGAAAAACTGTTAAAAGCAGTCCAGGAGGATTACCCAGAAGAAGCATTTTACGCATTAATGAATTTAATGGGTTCACATGACACGCCAAGAGCGGTGTATCTACTAGGCGGTGGAACGGACTCATTTGAACGTGCAGAGTTTGACACGAATTATAATCATGAACTTGGTGTGCAGCGACTTAAGTTAGCTTCGATTATCCAAATGGGCTATGCAGGTGCACCGACGATTTATTATGGTGATGAAGCGGGTGTAACAGGCTCGAAGGATCCGGATGATCGTCGTACGTATCCGTGGGGCAATGAAGACCAGGATCTAATCTCTCATTATCAAAAAATCGGAGCAGTCCGCGAAGATAATGCAAATCTCTTTGCATATGGTGAGCTTCACCATGCTTATGCGAAGGATGATGTGTTAGCTTATGTTCGAACGAATGATGAAAGTGCTGCAATTGTTGCGATTAATAGAGGTAGTGAATCGAAAACAATTGAGCTGCAAGTGAAAGAGTTAGTAGCGAATGGTGTAAACTTTAACGATCAATTAGAAACAAGTTATGGAGCAATTACTCACAATGGAGTGATTGAACTTACAATACCTGCGATGTCAGGAAGAATGCTAGTTTCAGAAAATCTACCAACGAAGGTTGAGCCGGTTACATCTTTAACTGCAACAGAAGGTTCGAAAATGGCTCAGTTAAACTGGGAAGGAAACGCGAGTGATTATGTTGTATACCAAACGACTGTTGAAGGAGCACTATACCAGAAGCTTGGTACAACGGCTGATGAGACATTTACAGTCGAAAACCTTCAAAATGGACGTCAATATTTCTTCGCAGTGGCTTCCGTTGATGAAAATGGAAATGAGTCTGAAAAGGTAGCTACAAATGCTGTTATCCCACATTATGATTTATCAACGGCGTGGGTAGGAGATTTAACTACATTAGATAATAGTACATTAGATTTATCGGCTGCAAAACAAATAAGTGCAGAGTTATATGTGGCTGGTGCAACCGAAACTGAGCAAGCAGAAGGCGTTATGGCTAGATTAGAAGTCAAAAAGGACAGTGAAACTCAGTGGGAGATTCTGAAGGCAGGTTACGCTGGTCAAGCTGGAAACAATAATGTGTTCTCAGGCAGCTTCTTACCTTTAGAAATAGGAACCTACGAGTACAGAATTGGTGTTTCTTCTGACTTAGGACGTGAATGGAAGTATACAGAAACAACGAATACTGTTACTTTTGTAAAAGATGAAGCAGACCAAGCAGCACCAGCAACTTCAGTTGAGCTTGCACAACCGATGCAAGAATCTGGTCAGGTTAACTTAGGCTGGAGTTTAGTAGACTCAGATGATCCATATCTATTCACGATTTTACGTGATGGGGTGGTAATTGAACAGGTGGTTGATGGTGGGCTAACAACGTACCGTGACTACCAGGTTGAAAACGGAAAAACATATCAATATCAGGTTCGCGTTTATGACAAAGCGGGTAATTTTGTGGATTCAAACATAGTTACAGTCACTCCTGATATTGTCATGGTTCAGGTAACCTTTAAAGTGAATGCACCTGATTATACTCCTTTGACTACAAGCGTTAACATGCCAAATAGTTTAAATGGATGGAACACTGGCGCGTGGTCAATGACTCGTAATGGTGCAGTAACACCTGATTGGGAGTATACAGTAGAAGTCCAAGAAGGAACTGAAATTACCTATAAGTATGTAAAGGGCAATTCATGGGATCAAGAAGGACTTGCGGACCACACACCTAATGACCGTGCAGATGATGACATCAGTTACTATGGTTATGGTGCCCCAGGTACAGACATGAAAGTTATTGTGCAAAACCAAGGCAATAACAAAATGGTTGTACAAGATTACATCATACGTTGGATTGATATGCCTGTTGTCGTAACTTCTCACGAAAACAATGCAACACTTACGACAGAAACAATCGAACTAAAAGGGACTGCAATTAAAGGCGGAATTTTAACCATAAATGGAGAACAAGTAACGATTAATGATGACATGTCATTTAATCATACAGTTACTCTAACTGAAGGCAAAAACGACATCAGTATCTCTATTGAACCATCAGAAGAAAGCAAAACAAATATCTTTAATGGTGAAGCTGATCCAATATCCAAAAACACAAAAACAATTGTCCTAACTGTGAACAAACAATGA
- a CDS encoding S8 family serine peptidase — MVFKKRSTLFKTVTGTITTALLASSLAFSGASAQTTNYEFGSQDFTIAFKSESVPSDFKAFMNSLGAKVETELNSIGIVQVEVDGNPSKFLKSTLSHKEVLTVTPSIEMPLDLPDVNADEMGTVGTAMPELPNLGADESIWGTGYQWDIERVTNNGASHEISPGSKDTVVAVIDSGFDMNHPDLVDNIVPGSRTFVPGTTDAMDYNSHGTHVAGTIGANGRMKGIAPEVGLRAYRVFGASGGAQQIWITNAIIAAADDDVDVINMSLGGFRTNGQWIYNDPVTGEKIKLGGDSADIVAYNRAIRYAVNQGVTVVAAAGNDAQDLSNPSQLSDWYEEYLHSLGYTEYEIQGATINVPAGIPGVISVSATGGGFGTDDRLAFFSNYGNGKIDLAAPGGDVGPDYPTTGKRVAGDHVFLVLSTVPTYIGQSATAVKAFGEGGYGWKAGTSMATPQVAGVAAAYIDHVFKTTGQKPSPKQVQTHLQQTAEDIGKNGYDAYYGHGLVNAYNALTK; from the coding sequence ATGGTTTTTAAGAAAAGAAGTACATTATTTAAAACAGTAACTGGCACGATAACAACTGCGCTTTTGGCATCTTCTCTTGCTTTTTCAGGAGCATCTGCGCAAACGACAAACTATGAATTTGGTAGTCAGGATTTCACAATTGCATTTAAATCAGAGAGTGTACCTAGTGATTTTAAAGCATTTATGAATAGTTTAGGTGCTAAAGTAGAGACTGAGCTAAATTCAATTGGGATTGTTCAAGTTGAGGTTGATGGAAATCCTTCAAAGTTCCTAAAATCTACTTTATCTCATAAAGAAGTATTAACAGTTACACCTTCTATTGAAATGCCACTAGATTTACCGGACGTTAATGCAGATGAAATGGGAACAGTGGGTACTGCAATGCCAGAATTACCTAATCTAGGAGCTGATGAAAGCATCTGGGGCACTGGTTATCAGTGGGATATTGAACGTGTAACAAACAATGGTGCGAGCCATGAGATTTCTCCAGGGTCTAAAGATACGGTTGTCGCAGTTATTGATAGCGGATTTGACATGAATCACCCTGATTTAGTGGATAACATTGTTCCAGGCTCGAGAACTTTTGTACCTGGCACTACGGATGCAATGGACTATAACAGCCATGGTACACACGTAGCTGGAACAATAGGTGCAAATGGTCGTATGAAAGGAATTGCTCCTGAGGTTGGTTTAAGAGCATATCGTGTATTTGGAGCATCTGGTGGAGCTCAACAAATTTGGATTACAAACGCAATTATCGCAGCAGCTGATGATGATGTAGACGTAATCAACATGAGCTTAGGTGGATTTAGAACAAATGGTCAATGGATATATAATGATCCTGTAACTGGAGAGAAAATTAAATTAGGTGGAGACTCTGCTGATATCGTTGCATACAACCGAGCAATTCGTTACGCGGTTAACCAAGGTGTAACGGTTGTAGCTGCAGCTGGTAACGATGCTCAAGACTTATCAAATCCTTCCCAATTATCAGATTGGTATGAAGAATACTTACATTCTCTTGGATATACAGAATATGAAATTCAAGGAGCAACTATTAACGTACCAGCAGGCATTCCTGGAGTAATTTCTGTATCTGCAACAGGTGGTGGCTTTGGAACAGATGATCGTTTAGCGTTCTTCTCAAACTACGGTAACGGTAAAATAGATTTAGCTGCACCAGGTGGGGACGTTGGTCCTGACTACCCAACAACTGGGAAACGTGTTGCTGGTGACCATGTATTCTTAGTATTAAGTACAGTTCCAACATATATTGGCCAGTCTGCAACTGCTGTTAAAGCTTTTGGAGAAGGTGGCTACGGCTGGAAAGCTGGAACATCAATGGCAACACCACAAGTTGCTGGTGTAGCAGCAGCTTACATTGATCACGTGTTTAAAACAACTGGTCAAAAACCATCTCCAAAGCAAGTTCAAACACATCTTCAACAAACAGCTGAGGATATCGGTAAAAATGGCTATGACGCTTACTATGGTCACGGGTTAGTAAATGCATATAATGCGTTAACTAAATAA
- a CDS encoding DUF5317 domain-containing protein, whose amino-acid sequence MVYDGIIIALLVALIRGGKITNLSEITLKMGWVFPVLLLFQLIIFSLQNELAWIGTYSNIAFIFVYLIGLFFLWLNWDQPGFPIITLGVGLNFIVMVLNGGRMPVSPEAALALDPTYINALKHNLYAKHEVITNSTHLAFLGDIIPLSAPYPKEQVISIGDIIMNIGVFIFIQRVIVKRR is encoded by the coding sequence TTGGTATATGACGGCATTATTATAGCCTTACTTGTGGCCTTGATTCGCGGAGGAAAGATCACAAATCTTTCTGAAATAACGTTGAAAATGGGGTGGGTCTTCCCAGTTCTATTACTCTTCCAATTGATCATTTTTTCACTTCAAAATGAACTCGCGTGGATTGGTACTTATAGCAACATAGCTTTTATTTTTGTATATCTTATAGGATTGTTCTTCCTTTGGCTGAATTGGGATCAACCTGGATTCCCCATAATCACTTTAGGAGTAGGTTTGAACTTTATTGTGATGGTACTAAATGGTGGCAGGATGCCTGTTTCACCTGAAGCAGCTCTAGCATTAGACCCAACTTATATAAATGCTTTAAAACATAACCTTTATGCAAAACACGAGGTAATTACGAATTCTACGCACCTTGCCTTTTTGGGTGATATCATCCCACTGTCTGCTCCATATCCCAAGGAGCAAGTGATTAGTATAGGCGATATCATTATGAATATAGGTGTTTTTATCTTTATACAAAGAGTTATAGTAAAAAGGAGATAA
- a CDS encoding ECF transporter S component → MVSLIIGIIALLFLAVIWEDSYLYLSFGIIVAAILLLLLRFETRKVEASELVLLAVLSAIAAVSRVPFASIPSVQPTTFVIMMAGIVFGAESGFIIGAVAALASNMILGQGPWTPWQMVAWGLVGLTAGLLRNRKFMQATWGKALFGIVWGFLFGAIMNFWGVAAFIQSGTGIDIKLFITYFAASALFDSMHAVSNVVFLLLFGGIWIKILTRFKRKYGLLE, encoded by the coding sequence ATGGTGAGCCTCATAATTGGGATTATCGCGTTGTTGTTTTTAGCGGTAATATGGGAGGATTCCTACCTATATTTGAGCTTTGGGATTATTGTTGCAGCCATTCTACTACTACTATTAAGATTCGAAACGCGAAAGGTAGAAGCAAGTGAGTTAGTGTTGTTAGCAGTCCTCTCAGCCATTGCAGCTGTTAGCCGTGTTCCGTTTGCAAGTATACCAAGTGTACAACCAACGACCTTTGTGATTATGATGGCTGGCATTGTTTTTGGAGCAGAAAGTGGATTTATCATCGGTGCAGTTGCAGCACTGGCATCTAACATGATTCTTGGACAAGGACCTTGGACTCCTTGGCAAATGGTCGCATGGGGATTAGTTGGATTAACTGCAGGATTACTTCGGAATAGGAAGTTTATGCAAGCTACCTGGGGTAAAGCACTCTTCGGAATAGTGTGGGGCTTTTTATTTGGTGCGATTATGAATTTTTGGGGAGTAGCTGCATTTATTCAGTCTGGAACGGGAATTGATATTAAGCTGTTTATTACTTATTTTGCAGCAAGCGCATTATTTGATTCAATGCATGCTGTTTCAAATGTCGTATTCCTATTATTATTTGGAGGCATATGGATAAAAATATTAACAAGATTTAAAAGAAAATATGGATTATTGGAGTAG
- a CDS encoding diguanylate cyclase has translation MKKIRLDSLYATILCVIGVLTFLGNYNYAFTNWELIGVLTAVLLLLNFFNIVLPPSGNSLSMDSAIYLASLFLFGLDITLSILLVTTFVWFVYYRKIAWWKHLFNFASYSLTIVCTYYIFTLMNGLPGVVNFNTIIPYIFSLATYFLLNVFIFWGYFAIASPSQVTSVIKGAITKAVLKESFSSYFSLLILSLILTILIKEALYFGLLLFTVLSVFLSFAFKNFFHLYKDTEEKSKVDFLTRLYNHGFFKLKLDEMFAKNEDYNGFTVALLDVDDFKKYNDTSGHLQGDELLKFFGKFINEKTSTHPEMISARYGGEEFAILMPNTTSNEAVSILNKIRKELNDTHFKGVEYLPLGCISFSAGIVEFTKGTYGSSELLTKADKALYFAKAQGKNCVQVYHEGNNVYDNDLYLLKEVEKLEQQLQIFLAKDMYTYQHSKRVFTYATDLSSKLELSSEEKRNLILGALIHDIGKLEIPRDVINKKGKLDPHEWEMMKKHVTWGKEIISSAKKYNDLIPLIELHHERFDGKGYPFGLEEDNIPKLARILCVIDSFDAMTTERPYQKTKTFGEAIIELRKCAGQQFDPAFVEPFIEMIEEKYPQML, from the coding sequence ATGAAAAAAATACGATTAGATTCTCTATATGCAACAATACTTTGCGTAATAGGTGTCCTTACTTTTTTAGGTAATTATAATTACGCTTTTACGAACTGGGAATTAATCGGCGTATTAACAGCTGTACTGCTTTTATTAAACTTTTTTAATATCGTTCTTCCCCCTTCCGGAAATTCGTTATCAATGGATTCTGCTATATATCTAGCCAGCCTCTTTTTGTTTGGTCTAGATATTACATTAAGTATTTTATTGGTAACGACGTTTGTCTGGTTTGTCTATTACAGGAAAATTGCATGGTGGAAACACCTATTTAACTTTGCTAGTTATTCGTTAACAATAGTGTGTACCTACTATATTTTCACTCTAATGAATGGATTACCTGGCGTAGTAAATTTCAATACAATTATTCCTTATATCTTTTCACTCGCAACGTACTTTTTATTAAATGTCTTTATTTTCTGGGGCTATTTTGCAATTGCCTCACCTTCCCAAGTCACAAGTGTGATTAAAGGTGCCATTACAAAGGCTGTTCTGAAAGAGTCTTTCTCGAGTTATTTTAGCTTACTCATATTATCACTTATTTTAACTATTTTAATAAAGGAAGCACTTTACTTCGGGTTGCTTTTGTTTACTGTCTTATCTGTATTTCTATCCTTTGCTTTTAAAAACTTCTTTCATCTTTATAAAGATACCGAAGAAAAGTCAAAAGTTGATTTCTTAACAAGACTTTATAACCATGGCTTTTTCAAACTTAAACTAGACGAAATGTTTGCAAAAAATGAGGATTATAATGGATTTACAGTTGCCCTCTTAGATGTAGATGACTTTAAAAAATACAATGATACAAGCGGTCACCTGCAGGGAGACGAATTATTAAAATTCTTTGGAAAGTTTATTAATGAAAAAACATCCACTCATCCAGAGATGATTTCTGCACGATATGGTGGCGAGGAATTTGCTATTTTAATGCCTAATACAACATCAAACGAGGCAGTCTCCATTTTAAATAAAATACGAAAAGAATTAAATGATACACACTTTAAAGGTGTTGAGTATTTGCCACTAGGTTGTATCTCATTTTCAGCTGGTATTGTTGAGTTTACAAAAGGAACCTATGGGTCGTCTGAATTGCTAACAAAAGCGGACAAAGCGTTATACTTTGCAAAAGCACAAGGGAAAAATTGTGTTCAAGTGTATCACGAGGGAAACAATGTCTATGATAATGACTTGTATCTGTTAAAAGAAGTAGAAAAGCTTGAGCAACAGCTACAAATCTTTTTAGCAAAGGATATGTACACCTATCAACATAGTAAACGAGTGTTCACCTATGCTACAGACCTAAGTAGCAAACTGGAGCTTAGTAGCGAGGAAAAACGAAACCTCATCTTAGGTGCTCTGATTCATGACATTGGTAAACTTGAAATTCCAAGGGATGTTATTAACAAGAAGGGGAAGCTTGATCCACATGAGTGGGAAATGATGAAAAAACACGTGACATGGGGGAAAGAAATTATCTCTTCTGCGAAAAAGTATAATGACCTTATTCCCTTAATTGAGCTACATCATGAGCGGTTTGATGGTAAGGGGTATCCCTTTGGTTTAGAAGAAGATAATATTCCAAAGCTTGCGAGGATTTTATGTGTAATTGATTCATTTGATGCAATGACAACTGAACGTCCTTATCAAAAGACTAAGACCTTCGGAGAAGCGATTATTGAGTTAAGAAAATGTGCTGGCCAACAGTTTGATCCAGCGTTTGTGGAACCTTTTATCGAGATGATTGAAGAGAAGTATCCTCAAATGCTATAA
- the kynU gene encoding kynureninase, producing the protein MNTFLPTVDYAKQLDKETTTFRDEFYIKEDIYYMDGNSLGLLSKRAERALLNSLEDWKELGIDGWMAGNQPWFEFSERLGALTAPLIGARPEETIVTGSITANLHQVLATFYKPEGKRTKIVADELDFPSDIYAIKAQLKLHGLEPQEHLVLVKSEDSRTINEDDVIAAMTDDVAIVWLPSVLYRSGQLLDMKSLTAEAHKRGILIGFDLAHSIGALPHSLHDWGVDFAVWCNYKYLNSGPGGVGGMFVHKNHHGIAPGLAGWFSSKKEKQFDMEHDLTHAETAGAFQIGTPHVLSIAPLLGSLEMFAEAGIEKLREKSLHMTEYMMYLIEHELGEYGFSIGNPRENERRGGHVCLEHHEAARICKALKDNNVIPDFRAPNVIRLAPMALYNTYEEIWQTIQILKQIMKTEQYKNYENTRNVIA; encoded by the coding sequence ATGAATACGTTTTTACCAACAGTCGATTATGCAAAGCAATTAGACAAAGAAACAACAACCTTTCGAGATGAATTTTACATAAAAGAAGATATCTATTATATGGACGGTAATTCTTTAGGATTACTATCTAAACGTGCTGAAAGAGCACTGCTAAACTCATTAGAAGATTGGAAAGAACTTGGAATCGATGGTTGGATGGCAGGTAATCAGCCGTGGTTTGAGTTTTCGGAAAGACTTGGGGCGCTGACAGCACCATTAATTGGTGCTAGACCAGAAGAAACGATTGTAACTGGATCCATTACTGCGAACCTTCACCAGGTATTGGCGACCTTTTATAAGCCAGAAGGAAAGAGAACAAAAATTGTTGCGGATGAACTCGATTTTCCTTCGGACATTTATGCGATTAAAGCTCAGTTAAAATTACACGGGTTAGAGCCTCAGGAGCATCTTGTTTTAGTGAAGTCCGAGGATAGTAGAACGATCAATGAAGATGATGTCATTGCTGCAATGACCGACGATGTAGCGATTGTTTGGCTTCCTTCTGTTTTATATAGAAGTGGCCAGCTTCTAGATATGAAAAGTTTAACAGCAGAAGCTCATAAACGAGGCATCTTAATCGGATTTGATTTAGCTCATTCCATTGGAGCGCTTCCTCATTCATTACATGACTGGGGAGTGGACTTTGCGGTTTGGTGCAATTATAAATATTTAAACAGTGGCCCAGGTGGAGTTGGTGGGATGTTCGTTCATAAAAATCACCATGGCATTGCACCAGGTCTAGCAGGCTGGTTTAGCTCAAAAAAAGAAAAGCAATTTGACATGGAACATGACCTGACACATGCAGAAACAGCGGGGGCATTTCAAATTGGGACTCCACATGTCTTGAGCATAGCACCACTTTTGGGATCACTTGAAATGTTTGCAGAAGCTGGGATTGAGAAGTTACGTGAGAAATCATTACACATGACAGAATATATGATGTACTTAATCGAACATGAATTAGGGGAATATGGATTTAGTATCGGCAACCCTAGGGAAAATGAACGCCGTGGAGGTCATGTCTGCTTAGAACATCACGAAGCAGCTCGCATCTGTAAAGCGCTTAAGGACAATAACGTCATTCCAGATTTCCGAGCACCAAACGTCATCCGCCTTGCACCTATGGCACTCTACAACACCTATGAAGAGATCTGGCAAACCATCCAAATCCTCAAACAAATCATGAAAACCGAACAATACAAAAACTACGAAAACACACGCAATGTCATAGCTTAA
- a CDS encoding type II secretion system protein, with translation MNNKGITLIELLLSITILSIVILSFMTIFSQLITFSVKVEDKVTVINIAEEVLNNVKRSVPNSADPITINGKTYYPSISVGTNQTGRESSLGLRRVHVKIYTEEYFDPTSEPASEIYGYIESGG, from the coding sequence ATGAATAACAAGGGGATAACTTTAATAGAACTACTTCTATCAATCACGATACTAAGTATTGTCATTCTCTCTTTTATGACTATCTTCTCTCAACTTATCACATTTTCAGTGAAAGTTGAAGATAAAGTAACCGTCATTAATATAGCGGAAGAAGTACTAAATAATGTTAAAAGATCTGTCCCTAACTCCGCTGATCCTATTACAATCAACGGGAAAACATATTATCCTAGCATTTCGGTTGGTACTAATCAGACTGGTCGAGAAAGCAGCTTAGGCTTAAGAAGAGTTCATGTTAAGATTTATACCGAGGAGTATTTTGATCCAACCTCTGAGCCCGCCTCTGAAATTTATGGTTATATTGAAAGTGGAGGCTAA